From the Megalopta genalis isolate 19385.01 chromosome 13, iyMegGena1_principal, whole genome shotgun sequence genome, one window contains:
- the LOC117228520 gene encoding uncharacterized protein LOC117228520 isoform X2 produces MSEENEHTSEENEAEMNPENHSGEQSKSDASLLNNETGQPMLEDEEMPTYISVSTPSRREDSDVNSTKQQDRVPMEEDHSRSAYPSDDQGGGSIYVLSSGEESNHAYNDEEEDDYADSEDDEEDEDEEDDDDENHIRLHHDDYEDIETDYEQVCYDRASDDFLLNSRLKQHHKERSLSLQDLSYTKNNIHSPYNNKKRHSTYLFKQNYSGLQQNSIAYNVAHKRQSLPLKYQNVESKVKQYINDIKEQTKKSMEKRFKGQGYVVNKNHEENENDTDPLKLTVPNKVIKDYAEKTIKDLQQEENNENGNSIYNTAQILENGDNNKIDIKVTENQLKHIRRNNDMNAFGDIQNEKRAQNSNDKLEKRNGSVDVNAHHIEYQNTLDRNVKLNNMDQPSLVNGHQQAPTVFNLRTLSYEEYMHGIPEFEQKEGANEQRHKTQDKINEPETYNDTEMINVQELENSNTDCPLKIANVKSIRAIQDEPENLNFTKTNLTESVEVMQLKAQLNQKDVQFLNLQNTYQKTLAENSKMKQELDALRKSLAKYESESKTSETKIASVQTESIAEISSIAKVTTSSGSTNNKVSTGSIASTISSLDQWADSAASLAVSIKPPDLTPILNSDDSLVLNDATPKKVPHPLSRTFITSSRILQTLSNITQGKTSKVENPLVKNNNKRVNENATDQLPNLEYNSPMHASTSKKRKATDMLGASTFVQPFKIPHTIAGSENKSPNTSNADLKYSEEQSNMKGEQDDEGPITMEAQTEGATNHGDDDVKFFVYRDNDNSKNKSFLIQAEEPTKDVLENEKNRIQECGPYLLGNLEVRMSEINGTISVWGKEVNQQESISDNDDDMKVSIKSVDKISSLYPQKSPQIRFSGSQLVCSTHKKLKIPLRLNKSSDSQCCKRVESDLSHAGNLSSSCGNCDSAKHRREWLACKAGSSSQEKLHSCCAHHTEFVDKDCNCGSHHEKQLSDDSLNHSKDKFHVKGIRRSSYKNAFTSESNNHLRENILNTETSEVVCKYNKSCRHSIQNVSNSSSHSAKCCNSIRDVACTCKSSLHNMRNSDCSERQTCSHSSSHEEEEDPLIPSKRYNETAETRQRRLSGKRVRGILMDLLKGCGDCRSANANTVSKSGMQPKESSYMANFSPQIKISPCSIAGPSCSSSSQCNDRCCHAYVRRIESQLEQFRMEMERVRSRSDAILDMLNMLHSVDMN; encoded by the exons ATGTCGGAGGAGAACGAACACACATCGGAAGAGAACGAGGCAGAAATGAATCCCGAAAATCATAGTGGTGAACAATCGAAAAGTGATGCTAGCCTATTAAACAATGAAACAGGGCAACCTATGTTAGAAGACGAAGAAATGCCGACATATATCAGCGTATCGACTCCGTCGAGGCGCGAAGATTCAGATGTCAATAGTACAAAACAACAAGACAGGGTACCGATGGAAGAGGATCACAGTCGAAGTGCTTACCCTAGCGACGATCAAGGAGGAGGCAGCATTTATGTGTTGTCTTCCGGTGAAGAGAGTAATCATGCTTACAAtgacgaagaagaagatgatTATGCAGACAGCGAAG ATGATGAAGAAGACGAAGATGAGGAAGACGATGATGATGAGAATCATATAAGGTTGCATCATGACGATTACGAGGACATTGAAACAGACTACGAGCAAGTCTGTTACGATAGAGCATCGGATGATTTTCTCTTGAATTCCAGACTAAAACAACACCATAAAGAAAGAAGTTTATCATTGCAGGATTTAAGTTATACTAAAAACAATATTCATTCTCCGTACAACAATAAAAAAAGGCACAGCACTTATCTCTTTAAACAGAATTATTCAGGCCTACAACAGAATTCTATCGCGTACAATGTTGCGCACAAGAGGCAATCGTTACCGCTTAAATATCAGAATGTGGAAAGTAAAGTGAAACAGTACATTAACGACATAAAAGAACAGACAAAGAAGTCAATGGAAAAACGTTTTAAAGGACAGGGATATGTAGTAAATAAAAACCACGAAGAGAATGAAA aTGACACTGACCCGCTAAAACTAACAGTGCCAAACAAAGTTATAAAAGATTACGCAGAGAAGACTATTAAGGATTTACAACAAgaagaaaataatgaaaatggTAATTCAATTTATAATACAGCACAAATATTAGAGAATGGTGATAATAACAAAATTGATATCAAAGTAACTGAAAATCAACTTAAGCATATTCGAAGGAACAATGACATGAACGCATTTGGTGATATTCAAAATGAAAAACGTGCACAAAACAGCAATGATAAATTAGAGAAACGAAATGGTTCTGTAGATGTTAATGCACATCATATTGAATATCAAAATACATTAGATAGAAATGTAAAACTTAATAACATGGATCAACCTTCTTTAGTTAACGGTCATCAGCAAGCACCTACAGTTTTCAATCTACGTACATTAAGCTATGAAGAATACATGCATGGCATACCAGAATTTGAACAAAAGGAAGGGGCGAACGAGCAAAGGCACAAGACCCAAGATAAGATCAATGAACCTGAGACATATAATGATACAGAGATGATTAATGTACAAGAACTGGAGAACAGCAATACAGATTGTCCACTGAAAATTGCGAATGTCAAAAGTATCAGAGCGATACAAGACGAACCGGAAAATTTGAATTTTACGAAAACGAATTTGACAGAGAGCGTGGAAGTAATGCAGCTGAAAGCTCAGCTAAATCAGAAAGATGTTCAGTTCCTTAACTTACAAAACACCTATCAGAAAACGTTAGCTGAAAATTCGAAAATGAAGCAGGAGCTAGATGCTTTAAGGAAATCTTTAGCAAAATATGAAAGTGAAAGTAAAACATCCGAAACGAAGATCGCATCCGTGCAAACTGAATCTATCGCGGAAATTTCATCTATTGCAAAAGTAACTACGAGCTCAGGAAGTACAAATAATAAAGTGTCCACTGGTAGTATTGCATCTACGATAAGTTCTCTTGATCAATGGGCAGACAGCGCTGCTAGCCTAGCTGTATCCATTAAACCACCTGATTTGACACCGATTCTTAATTCTGACGATAGTCTGGTACTCAATGATGCTACACCAAAAAAAGTACCACATCCATTATCTCGGACATTCATTACTTCATCTAGAATCTTGCAAACTCTTTCTAACATAACGCAAGGTAAAACATCAAAGGTTGAAAATCCTTTggtcaaaaataataataaaagagtGAATGAAAACGCTACAGACCAGTTACCAAATCTCGAGTATAATTCTCCGATGCACGCGTCGACTTCCAAGAAACGAAAGGCGACAGACATGCTTGGTGCTTCCACTTTTGTTCAACCATTTAAAATACCCCACACAATCGCGGGTTCTGAAAATAAAAGTCCTAATACATCAAATGCGGACCTCAAATATTCGGAGGAACAGTCAAACATGAAGGGTGAGCAAGACGACGAAGGCCCTATAACAATGGAAGCTCAAACAGAAGGGGCAACTAATCACGGTGACGATGATGTTAAGTTTTTCGTATATAGGGACAATGACAATAGCAAAAACAAAAGTTTTTTAATTCAAGCAGAGGAACCAACAAAAGACGTGTTAGAAAACGAAAAGAATCGTATCCAAGAATGTGGTCCATATTTATTGGGTAATCTCGAAGTAAGAATGTCTGAAATAAATGGAACAATTAGTGTTTGGGGTAAAGAAGTTAATCAGCAGGAGTCGATCAGTGACAATGATGACGACATGAAGGTGTCCATAAAATCAGTGGACAAGATATCGTCCCTTTATCCTCAGAAATCACCGCAGATTAGATTTAGTGGCAGTCAACTCGTGTGTTCGACTCATAAAAAGCTGAAGATTCCATTGAGGCTGAATAAATCCAGTGATTCGCAATGTTGTAAACGAGTCGAAAGTGATCTTTCTCACGCAGGTAATCTTTCCTCGTCATGTGGAAACTGTGATTCCGCGAAACATCGAAGAGAATGGCTAGCGTGTAAAGCTGGTTCGAGTTCGCAAGAAAAATTACATTCCTGTTGCGCGCATCACACCGAGTTCGTAGATAAAGATTGTAACTGTGGCTCGCATCACGAAAAACAACTGAGCGACGATAGTCTTAATCACAGTAAAGATAAGTTCCACGTTAAAGGGATCCGAAGGAGTTCCTATAAAAATGCATTTACCTCGGAGTCGAATAATCATTTACGGGAAAACATTCTGAACACGGAGACGAGCGAGGTGGTCTGCAAGTACAATAAATCGTGTCGACACTCTATACAGAATGTCTCGAACAGTAGCTCGCATTCGGCGAAATGTTGCAACAGCATTAGGGACGTTGCTTGCACATGTAAGTCGTCTTTACATAATATGCGTAACAGTGACTGTTCGGAGAGGCAAACATGTAGTCATAGTTCTTCGCACGAGGAAGAAGAAGATCCCCTTATTCCATCGAAACGATACAATGAAACAGCTGAA ACAAGGCAACGACGATTAAGTGGCAAAAGAGTGCGAGGAATTCTTATGGATCTGTTAAAAGGTTGCGGAGACTGTCGCAGTGCGAATGCAAACACTGTCAGCAAAAGTGGTATGCAACCGAAGGAGTCATCTTACATGGCAAATTTTTCTCCTCAAATTAAAATTTCTCCGTGTTCTATAGCCGGGCCATCATGTTCGAGTTCCTCTCAATGCAATGACAG ATGCTGCCATGCATACGTAAGACGTATCGAGTCGCAACTTGAACAGTTTCGGATGGAAATGGAAAGAGTACGATCACGTTCAGATGCGATTCTCGACATGCTCAATATGCTCCACTCTGTTGATATGAACTAA
- the LOC117228520 gene encoding uncharacterized protein LOC117228520 isoform X1, with product MSEENEHTSEENEAEMNPENHSGEQSKSDASLLNNETGQPMLEDEEMPTYISVSTPSRREDSDVNSTKQQDRVPMEEDHSRSAYPSDDQGGGSIYVLSSGEESNHAYNDEEEDDYADSEDMDEMNFENDHGNLMLDDEEDEDEEDDDDENHIRLHHDDYEDIETDYEQVCYDRASDDFLLNSRLKQHHKERSLSLQDLSYTKNNIHSPYNNKKRHSTYLFKQNYSGLQQNSIAYNVAHKRQSLPLKYQNVESKVKQYINDIKEQTKKSMEKRFKGQGYVVNKNHEENENDTDPLKLTVPNKVIKDYAEKTIKDLQQEENNENGNSIYNTAQILENGDNNKIDIKVTENQLKHIRRNNDMNAFGDIQNEKRAQNSNDKLEKRNGSVDVNAHHIEYQNTLDRNVKLNNMDQPSLVNGHQQAPTVFNLRTLSYEEYMHGIPEFEQKEGANEQRHKTQDKINEPETYNDTEMINVQELENSNTDCPLKIANVKSIRAIQDEPENLNFTKTNLTESVEVMQLKAQLNQKDVQFLNLQNTYQKTLAENSKMKQELDALRKSLAKYESESKTSETKIASVQTESIAEISSIAKVTTSSGSTNNKVSTGSIASTISSLDQWADSAASLAVSIKPPDLTPILNSDDSLVLNDATPKKVPHPLSRTFITSSRILQTLSNITQGKTSKVENPLVKNNNKRVNENATDQLPNLEYNSPMHASTSKKRKATDMLGASTFVQPFKIPHTIAGSENKSPNTSNADLKYSEEQSNMKGEQDDEGPITMEAQTEGATNHGDDDVKFFVYRDNDNSKNKSFLIQAEEPTKDVLENEKNRIQECGPYLLGNLEVRMSEINGTISVWGKEVNQQESISDNDDDMKVSIKSVDKISSLYPQKSPQIRFSGSQLVCSTHKKLKIPLRLNKSSDSQCCKRVESDLSHAGNLSSSCGNCDSAKHRREWLACKAGSSSQEKLHSCCAHHTEFVDKDCNCGSHHEKQLSDDSLNHSKDKFHVKGIRRSSYKNAFTSESNNHLRENILNTETSEVVCKYNKSCRHSIQNVSNSSSHSAKCCNSIRDVACTCKSSLHNMRNSDCSERQTCSHSSSHEEEEDPLIPSKRYNETAETRQRRLSGKRVRGILMDLLKGCGDCRSANANTVSKSGMQPKESSYMANFSPQIKISPCSIAGPSCSSSSQCNDRCCHAYVRRIESQLEQFRMEMERVRSRSDAILDMLNMLHSVDMN from the exons ATGTCGGAGGAGAACGAACACACATCGGAAGAGAACGAGGCAGAAATGAATCCCGAAAATCATAGTGGTGAACAATCGAAAAGTGATGCTAGCCTATTAAACAATGAAACAGGGCAACCTATGTTAGAAGACGAAGAAATGCCGACATATATCAGCGTATCGACTCCGTCGAGGCGCGAAGATTCAGATGTCAATAGTACAAAACAACAAGACAGGGTACCGATGGAAGAGGATCACAGTCGAAGTGCTTACCCTAGCGACGATCAAGGAGGAGGCAGCATTTATGTGTTGTCTTCCGGTGAAGAGAGTAATCATGCTTACAAtgacgaagaagaagatgatTATGCAGACAGCGAAG ATATGGatgaaatgaattttgaaaatgATCATGGAAATTTAATGTTAGATGATGAAGAAGACGAAGATGAGGAAGACGATGATGATGAGAATCATATAAGGTTGCATCATGACGATTACGAGGACATTGAAACAGACTACGAGCAAGTCTGTTACGATAGAGCATCGGATGATTTTCTCTTGAATTCCAGACTAAAACAACACCATAAAGAAAGAAGTTTATCATTGCAGGATTTAAGTTATACTAAAAACAATATTCATTCTCCGTACAACAATAAAAAAAGGCACAGCACTTATCTCTTTAAACAGAATTATTCAGGCCTACAACAGAATTCTATCGCGTACAATGTTGCGCACAAGAGGCAATCGTTACCGCTTAAATATCAGAATGTGGAAAGTAAAGTGAAACAGTACATTAACGACATAAAAGAACAGACAAAGAAGTCAATGGAAAAACGTTTTAAAGGACAGGGATATGTAGTAAATAAAAACCACGAAGAGAATGAAA aTGACACTGACCCGCTAAAACTAACAGTGCCAAACAAAGTTATAAAAGATTACGCAGAGAAGACTATTAAGGATTTACAACAAgaagaaaataatgaaaatggTAATTCAATTTATAATACAGCACAAATATTAGAGAATGGTGATAATAACAAAATTGATATCAAAGTAACTGAAAATCAACTTAAGCATATTCGAAGGAACAATGACATGAACGCATTTGGTGATATTCAAAATGAAAAACGTGCACAAAACAGCAATGATAAATTAGAGAAACGAAATGGTTCTGTAGATGTTAATGCACATCATATTGAATATCAAAATACATTAGATAGAAATGTAAAACTTAATAACATGGATCAACCTTCTTTAGTTAACGGTCATCAGCAAGCACCTACAGTTTTCAATCTACGTACATTAAGCTATGAAGAATACATGCATGGCATACCAGAATTTGAACAAAAGGAAGGGGCGAACGAGCAAAGGCACAAGACCCAAGATAAGATCAATGAACCTGAGACATATAATGATACAGAGATGATTAATGTACAAGAACTGGAGAACAGCAATACAGATTGTCCACTGAAAATTGCGAATGTCAAAAGTATCAGAGCGATACAAGACGAACCGGAAAATTTGAATTTTACGAAAACGAATTTGACAGAGAGCGTGGAAGTAATGCAGCTGAAAGCTCAGCTAAATCAGAAAGATGTTCAGTTCCTTAACTTACAAAACACCTATCAGAAAACGTTAGCTGAAAATTCGAAAATGAAGCAGGAGCTAGATGCTTTAAGGAAATCTTTAGCAAAATATGAAAGTGAAAGTAAAACATCCGAAACGAAGATCGCATCCGTGCAAACTGAATCTATCGCGGAAATTTCATCTATTGCAAAAGTAACTACGAGCTCAGGAAGTACAAATAATAAAGTGTCCACTGGTAGTATTGCATCTACGATAAGTTCTCTTGATCAATGGGCAGACAGCGCTGCTAGCCTAGCTGTATCCATTAAACCACCTGATTTGACACCGATTCTTAATTCTGACGATAGTCTGGTACTCAATGATGCTACACCAAAAAAAGTACCACATCCATTATCTCGGACATTCATTACTTCATCTAGAATCTTGCAAACTCTTTCTAACATAACGCAAGGTAAAACATCAAAGGTTGAAAATCCTTTggtcaaaaataataataaaagagtGAATGAAAACGCTACAGACCAGTTACCAAATCTCGAGTATAATTCTCCGATGCACGCGTCGACTTCCAAGAAACGAAAGGCGACAGACATGCTTGGTGCTTCCACTTTTGTTCAACCATTTAAAATACCCCACACAATCGCGGGTTCTGAAAATAAAAGTCCTAATACATCAAATGCGGACCTCAAATATTCGGAGGAACAGTCAAACATGAAGGGTGAGCAAGACGACGAAGGCCCTATAACAATGGAAGCTCAAACAGAAGGGGCAACTAATCACGGTGACGATGATGTTAAGTTTTTCGTATATAGGGACAATGACAATAGCAAAAACAAAAGTTTTTTAATTCAAGCAGAGGAACCAACAAAAGACGTGTTAGAAAACGAAAAGAATCGTATCCAAGAATGTGGTCCATATTTATTGGGTAATCTCGAAGTAAGAATGTCTGAAATAAATGGAACAATTAGTGTTTGGGGTAAAGAAGTTAATCAGCAGGAGTCGATCAGTGACAATGATGACGACATGAAGGTGTCCATAAAATCAGTGGACAAGATATCGTCCCTTTATCCTCAGAAATCACCGCAGATTAGATTTAGTGGCAGTCAACTCGTGTGTTCGACTCATAAAAAGCTGAAGATTCCATTGAGGCTGAATAAATCCAGTGATTCGCAATGTTGTAAACGAGTCGAAAGTGATCTTTCTCACGCAGGTAATCTTTCCTCGTCATGTGGAAACTGTGATTCCGCGAAACATCGAAGAGAATGGCTAGCGTGTAAAGCTGGTTCGAGTTCGCAAGAAAAATTACATTCCTGTTGCGCGCATCACACCGAGTTCGTAGATAAAGATTGTAACTGTGGCTCGCATCACGAAAAACAACTGAGCGACGATAGTCTTAATCACAGTAAAGATAAGTTCCACGTTAAAGGGATCCGAAGGAGTTCCTATAAAAATGCATTTACCTCGGAGTCGAATAATCATTTACGGGAAAACATTCTGAACACGGAGACGAGCGAGGTGGTCTGCAAGTACAATAAATCGTGTCGACACTCTATACAGAATGTCTCGAACAGTAGCTCGCATTCGGCGAAATGTTGCAACAGCATTAGGGACGTTGCTTGCACATGTAAGTCGTCTTTACATAATATGCGTAACAGTGACTGTTCGGAGAGGCAAACATGTAGTCATAGTTCTTCGCACGAGGAAGAAGAAGATCCCCTTATTCCATCGAAACGATACAATGAAACAGCTGAA ACAAGGCAACGACGATTAAGTGGCAAAAGAGTGCGAGGAATTCTTATGGATCTGTTAAAAGGTTGCGGAGACTGTCGCAGTGCGAATGCAAACACTGTCAGCAAAAGTGGTATGCAACCGAAGGAGTCATCTTACATGGCAAATTTTTCTCCTCAAATTAAAATTTCTCCGTGTTCTATAGCCGGGCCATCATGTTCGAGTTCCTCTCAATGCAATGACAG ATGCTGCCATGCATACGTAAGACGTATCGAGTCGCAACTTGAACAGTTTCGGATGGAAATGGAAAGAGTACGATCACGTTCAGATGCGATTCTCGACATGCTCAATATGCTCCACTCTGTTGATATGAACTAA
- the LOC117228520 gene encoding uncharacterized protein LOC117228520 isoform X3, with the protein MSEENEHTSEENEAEMNPENHSGEQSKSDASLLNNETGQPMLEDEEMPTYISVSTPSRREDSDVNSTKQQDRVPMEEDHSRSAYPSDDQGGGSIYVLSSGEESNHAYNDEEEDDYADSEDMDEMNFENDHGNLMLDDEEDEDEEDDDDENHIRLHHDDYEDIETDYEQVCYDRASDDFLLNSRLKQHHKERSLSLQDLSYTKNNIHSPYNNKKRHSTYLFKQNYSGLQQNSIAYNVAHKRQSLPLKYQNVESKVKQYINDIKEQTKKSMEKRFKGQGYVVNKNHEENENDTDPLKLTVPNKVIKDYAEKTIKDLQQEENNENVNGHQQAPTVFNLRTLSYEEYMHGIPEFEQKEGANEQRHKTQDKINEPETYNDTEMINVQELENSNTDCPLKIANVKSIRAIQDEPENLNFTKTNLTESVEVMQLKAQLNQKDVQFLNLQNTYQKTLAENSKMKQELDALRKSLAKYESESKTSETKIASVQTESIAEISSIAKVTTSSGSTNNKVSTGSIASTISSLDQWADSAASLAVSIKPPDLTPILNSDDSLVLNDATPKKVPHPLSRTFITSSRILQTLSNITQGKTSKVENPLVKNNNKRVNENATDQLPNLEYNSPMHASTSKKRKATDMLGASTFVQPFKIPHTIAGSENKSPNTSNADLKYSEEQSNMKGEQDDEGPITMEAQTEGATNHGDDDVKFFVYRDNDNSKNKSFLIQAEEPTKDVLENEKNRIQECGPYLLGNLEVRMSEINGTISVWGKEVNQQESISDNDDDMKVSIKSVDKISSLYPQKSPQIRFSGSQLVCSTHKKLKIPLRLNKSSDSQCCKRVESDLSHAGNLSSSCGNCDSAKHRREWLACKAGSSSQEKLHSCCAHHTEFVDKDCNCGSHHEKQLSDDSLNHSKDKFHVKGIRRSSYKNAFTSESNNHLRENILNTETSEVVCKYNKSCRHSIQNVSNSSSHSAKCCNSIRDVACTCKSSLHNMRNSDCSERQTCSHSSSHEEEEDPLIPSKRYNETAETRQRRLSGKRVRGILMDLLKGCGDCRSANANTVSKSGMQPKESSYMANFSPQIKISPCSIAGPSCSSSSQCNDRCCHAYVRRIESQLEQFRMEMERVRSRSDAILDMLNMLHSVDMN; encoded by the exons ATGTCGGAGGAGAACGAACACACATCGGAAGAGAACGAGGCAGAAATGAATCCCGAAAATCATAGTGGTGAACAATCGAAAAGTGATGCTAGCCTATTAAACAATGAAACAGGGCAACCTATGTTAGAAGACGAAGAAATGCCGACATATATCAGCGTATCGACTCCGTCGAGGCGCGAAGATTCAGATGTCAATAGTACAAAACAACAAGACAGGGTACCGATGGAAGAGGATCACAGTCGAAGTGCTTACCCTAGCGACGATCAAGGAGGAGGCAGCATTTATGTGTTGTCTTCCGGTGAAGAGAGTAATCATGCTTACAAtgacgaagaagaagatgatTATGCAGACAGCGAAG ATATGGatgaaatgaattttgaaaatgATCATGGAAATTTAATGTTAGATGATGAAGAAGACGAAGATGAGGAAGACGATGATGATGAGAATCATATAAGGTTGCATCATGACGATTACGAGGACATTGAAACAGACTACGAGCAAGTCTGTTACGATAGAGCATCGGATGATTTTCTCTTGAATTCCAGACTAAAACAACACCATAAAGAAAGAAGTTTATCATTGCAGGATTTAAGTTATACTAAAAACAATATTCATTCTCCGTACAACAATAAAAAAAGGCACAGCACTTATCTCTTTAAACAGAATTATTCAGGCCTACAACAGAATTCTATCGCGTACAATGTTGCGCACAAGAGGCAATCGTTACCGCTTAAATATCAGAATGTGGAAAGTAAAGTGAAACAGTACATTAACGACATAAAAGAACAGACAAAGAAGTCAATGGAAAAACGTTTTAAAGGACAGGGATATGTAGTAAATAAAAACCACGAAGAGAATGAAA aTGACACTGACCCGCTAAAACTAACAGTGCCAAACAAAGTTATAAAAGATTACGCAGAGAAGACTATTAAGGATTTACAACAAgaagaaaataatgaaaatg TTAACGGTCATCAGCAAGCACCTACAGTTTTCAATCTACGTACATTAAGCTATGAAGAATACATGCATGGCATACCAGAATTTGAACAAAAGGAAGGGGCGAACGAGCAAAGGCACAAGACCCAAGATAAGATCAATGAACCTGAGACATATAATGATACAGAGATGATTAATGTACAAGAACTGGAGAACAGCAATACAGATTGTCCACTGAAAATTGCGAATGTCAAAAGTATCAGAGCGATACAAGACGAACCGGAAAATTTGAATTTTACGAAAACGAATTTGACAGAGAGCGTGGAAGTAATGCAGCTGAAAGCTCAGCTAAATCAGAAAGATGTTCAGTTCCTTAACTTACAAAACACCTATCAGAAAACGTTAGCTGAAAATTCGAAAATGAAGCAGGAGCTAGATGCTTTAAGGAAATCTTTAGCAAAATATGAAAGTGAAAGTAAAACATCCGAAACGAAGATCGCATCCGTGCAAACTGAATCTATCGCGGAAATTTCATCTATTGCAAAAGTAACTACGAGCTCAGGAAGTACAAATAATAAAGTGTCCACTGGTAGTATTGCATCTACGATAAGTTCTCTTGATCAATGGGCAGACAGCGCTGCTAGCCTAGCTGTATCCATTAAACCACCTGATTTGACACCGATTCTTAATTCTGACGATAGTCTGGTACTCAATGATGCTACACCAAAAAAAGTACCACATCCATTATCTCGGACATTCATTACTTCATCTAGAATCTTGCAAACTCTTTCTAACATAACGCAAGGTAAAACATCAAAGGTTGAAAATCCTTTggtcaaaaataataataaaagagtGAATGAAAACGCTACAGACCAGTTACCAAATCTCGAGTATAATTCTCCGATGCACGCGTCGACTTCCAAGAAACGAAAGGCGACAGACATGCTTGGTGCTTCCACTTTTGTTCAACCATTTAAAATACCCCACACAATCGCGGGTTCTGAAAATAAAAGTCCTAATACATCAAATGCGGACCTCAAATATTCGGAGGAACAGTCAAACATGAAGGGTGAGCAAGACGACGAAGGCCCTATAACAATGGAAGCTCAAACAGAAGGGGCAACTAATCACGGTGACGATGATGTTAAGTTTTTCGTATATAGGGACAATGACAATAGCAAAAACAAAAGTTTTTTAATTCAAGCAGAGGAACCAACAAAAGACGTGTTAGAAAACGAAAAGAATCGTATCCAAGAATGTGGTCCATATTTATTGGGTAATCTCGAAGTAAGAATGTCTGAAATAAATGGAACAATTAGTGTTTGGGGTAAAGAAGTTAATCAGCAGGAGTCGATCAGTGACAATGATGACGACATGAAGGTGTCCATAAAATCAGTGGACAAGATATCGTCCCTTTATCCTCAGAAATCACCGCAGATTAGATTTAGTGGCAGTCAACTCGTGTGTTCGACTCATAAAAAGCTGAAGATTCCATTGAGGCTGAATAAATCCAGTGATTCGCAATGTTGTAAACGAGTCGAAAGTGATCTTTCTCACGCAGGTAATCTTTCCTCGTCATGTGGAAACTGTGATTCCGCGAAACATCGAAGAGAATGGCTAGCGTGTAAAGCTGGTTCGAGTTCGCAAGAAAAATTACATTCCTGTTGCGCGCATCACACCGAGTTCGTAGATAAAGATTGTAACTGTGGCTCGCATCACGAAAAACAACTGAGCGACGATAGTCTTAATCACAGTAAAGATAAGTTCCACGTTAAAGGGATCCGAAGGAGTTCCTATAAAAATGCATTTACCTCGGAGTCGAATAATCATTTACGGGAAAACATTCTGAACACGGAGACGAGCGAGGTGGTCTGCAAGTACAATAAATCGTGTCGACACTCTATACAGAATGTCTCGAACAGTAGCTCGCATTCGGCGAAATGTTGCAACAGCATTAGGGACGTTGCTTGCACATGTAAGTCGTCTTTACATAATATGCGTAACAGTGACTGTTCGGAGAGGCAAACATGTAGTCATAGTTCTTCGCACGAGGAAGAAGAAGATCCCCTTATTCCATCGAAACGATACAATGAAACAGCTGAA ACAAGGCAACGACGATTAAGTGGCAAAAGAGTGCGAGGAATTCTTATGGATCTGTTAAAAGGTTGCGGAGACTGTCGCAGTGCGAATGCAAACACTGTCAGCAAAAGTGGTATGCAACCGAAGGAGTCATCTTACATGGCAAATTTTTCTCCTCAAATTAAAATTTCTCCGTGTTCTATAGCCGGGCCATCATGTTCGAGTTCCTCTCAATGCAATGACAG ATGCTGCCATGCATACGTAAGACGTATCGAGTCGCAACTTGAACAGTTTCGGATGGAAATGGAAAGAGTACGATCACGTTCAGATGCGATTCTCGACATGCTCAATATGCTCCACTCTGTTGATATGAACTAA
- the Urm1 gene encoding ubiquitin-related modifier 1, producing MACENSETRVIIQFGGGAELLFNNKKKYDVNLPGNEWTIQSLLFWIKDNLLKERPELFLQGDTVRPGILVLVNDTDWELLGEGNYKLCSGDAILFISTLHGG from the exons atggccTGTGAAAATAGTGAAACACGTGTGATCATTCAATTCGG GGGTGGGGCAGAACTACTTttcaacaacaagaaaaaataCGACGTGAACTTACCTGGAAACGAAT GGACCATACAGAGCCTGCTCTTCTGGATAAAAGATAACCTCTTAAAAGAACGACCGGAACTATTTCTACAAGGGGACACTGT GCGACCGGGAATCTTGGTTCTTGTCAACGACACGGATTGGGAACTGTTG ggCGAGGGGAATTACAAATTGTGCTCCGGTGACGCGATACTGTTCATATCCACTTTACATGGCGGATAA